Within Cellulophaga sp. L1A9, the genomic segment ATTAATACCAGCAAGGCAAGCCTTTTTTAAGAAAGCACAAGAGGATACATCGCAAGAAGAACTTGATTTTTTATATCACATTACTAGTGAAAAGGTGATTATTAATAAACAATATTTGTTTGATCTTGACACGACCAACTACAACACTCAAAGTCCTGATGCTTGGACTCATGATTTGTCATTCCTTCAGTCGCAAGCAGATCGAATGATACAAGTGCAATTATTCCAAGACTATTACACCAACCTACTTGCCTACCCTACTTGGCAAAAGATGTTGAAAGAAACACAGCCCAAAACATTAATTGTATGGGGTGCAAAAGATGTAAAATTTAATGCTGATGGTGCAAAAGCCTATCTAAGAGATCTTCCCAATGCTGAGCTACATTTATTAGATGCTGGGCATTTTGCTGTAGAAGAAAAGCCTCGTGATATCGCTTTACTTATTCTTAATTTTCTTGAGTAGTTTAAAGCATAAAAAAAGCGTATTCCAAAGGATACGCTTTTTTTAATTTAAGCTTTTAATGCTCTTCTAACATCAAAAATATCTACCTAAAAAAAACCATAGTATAATTAAATGACGGAATATTGCGTAACATAAGTATCTGTAATATCTTTAAAACTATTGGTACAATACACATGATCAATACTCTCTTTTAATTCTTCAAAACCATAATTAAATTGCGCATGTGTTACATACAAAAATACCTTAGTGGCTCCTTGTGCTTTCAATGCTTCTGCCAAGAATTTAAAGGTTCTTCCGCCGTCTGCTAAATCATCTACAATCAAGCATTCTTTTCCTTCTACATCGCCTTGAATACTAATTACCGGAGCGCCATTAATTCTCACTTTATTAGAAGGTACTAAGTCCGCCGCCAGCTTTTCTGCAATTTCATGAGTGGTTTTATAAGCTCCCGCATCTGGACTCACCAATACCGGATGACCTAAAGCTTTAAAAGTTTTTTCCACAAATTGGAAATGAGAAATCATTTCACTATTCGCTATCAACGCTAGAGAAATAGGGCTATGCGGATGTAAAATGGAAACTTTATCAAACTTCATACTATTGATAAAATTAGCAATCACTTTAAGATCAAAAGATTCTGCTTTATGAAACCGTCTATCGGAACGTTGCCCAATTAAACATAAAATAGTTAA encodes:
- a CDS encoding phosphoribosyltransferase family protein encodes the protein MKYEIKKFNDGQVTAKIIEGGNLDLKIRGNSYEDLFTIAAIKEAWDAENAMHKNAVATLTILCLIGQRSDRRFHKAESFDLKVIANFINSMKFDKVSILHPHSPISLALIANSEMISHFQFVEKTFKALGHPVLVSPDAGAYKTTHEIAEKLAADLVPSNKVRINGAPVISIQGDVEGKECLIVDDLADGGRTFKFLAEALKAQGATKVFLYVTHAQFNYGFEELKESIDHVYCTNSFKDITDTYVTQYSVI